From Candidatus Cloacimonadota bacterium, a single genomic window includes:
- a CDS encoding NifB/NifX family molybdenum-iron cluster-binding protein: MKVAIPVTQGKLSSHFGHCEVFAVFQIEDNRIVKEEMVDPPVHEPGSHPRFLHEIGVSVVISGGMGMKAQELMNQNGIEVIIGVCPLPLREIVEMYLQHKLESGENRCDH, from the coding sequence ATGAAAGTAGCAATTCCAGTAACACAGGGAAAACTCAGTTCACACTTTGGTCACTGCGAGGTTTTCGCGGTTTTCCAAATTGAAGATAACAGGATTGTTAAGGAAGAAATGGTAGATCCTCCGGTACACGAGCCCGGATCTCATCCCAGGTTCCTGCACGAGATTGGGGTTAGCGTGGTTATCTCCGGTGGGATGGGTATGAAAGCTCAGGAACTGATGAATCAGAACGGCATTGAAGTGATCATCGGAGTATGTCCCCTGCCCCTCAGAGAGATCGTGGAAATGTATTTGCAACACAAATTAGAAAGCGGCGAAAACCGCTGTGACCACTAA